In Salinisphaera sp. LB1, one genomic interval encodes:
- a CDS encoding ABC transporter substrate-binding protein: MKKLSLLLACALATGFIAGEASAASKPVVVGSTNFTEQLVLANIYTDVLEARGVTVKKRLNLGSREVVFPALKSGELDVLPEYSGALLGFLTNGKSKAHKQAAVLKALRQNLPKGIVALKASSAQDKDGLVVTPATARKYHLKTIADLKPVAGQLTFGGPPEAKTRYVGVPGLKQVYGVQFKNFRALDAGGPLTQSALASGAIDVARMFTTQGVISDRGWVLLKDNKNLVPAQNILPVARKAILTPKIRKALNDVSAQLTTEDLQRMNQRVSVKHDDPETVAEDWVKQHHLGQ; this comes from the coding sequence ATGAAGAAACTGTCACTCCTGCTGGCCTGTGCGCTGGCGACCGGGTTCATCGCCGGTGAGGCTTCGGCGGCCAGCAAACCGGTGGTCGTGGGCTCGACCAACTTCACCGAACAGCTGGTTCTCGCCAATATCTATACCGACGTACTCGAAGCGCGCGGCGTGACAGTGAAGAAACGGCTCAACCTGGGCTCGCGCGAAGTCGTGTTCCCGGCGCTGAAATCCGGCGAGCTGGATGTGCTGCCCGAATATTCGGGCGCGCTGCTGGGCTTTCTCACCAACGGCAAGTCCAAGGCGCACAAGCAGGCCGCGGTGCTCAAGGCGCTGCGACAAAACCTGCCCAAGGGCATCGTCGCCCTGAAGGCCTCGTCGGCGCAGGACAAGGACGGCCTGGTGGTCACCCCGGCCACCGCCCGCAAATATCATCTCAAGACGATCGCCGACCTCAAGCCGGTGGCCGGCCAGCTCACGTTCGGCGGCCCGCCCGAGGCCAAAACGCGCTATGTCGGCGTGCCGGGTCTCAAGCAGGTCTACGGCGTGCAGTTCAAGAACTTCCGGGCGCTGGATGCCGGTGGACCGCTCACCCAGAGCGCACTGGCCAGCGGTGCGATCGACGTGGCACGCATGTTCACCACCCAGGGCGTGATTTCGGATCGCGGCTGGGTCCTGCTCAAGGACAACAAGAACCTCGTGCCGGCGCAGAACATCCTGCCGGTCGCCCGCAAGGCGATACTCACACCGAAGATTCGCAAGGCGCTGAATGATGTCTCGGCGCAGCTGACCACCGAAGACCTCCAGCGCATGAACCAGCGGGTCAGCGTGAAGCACGACGACCCGGAAACCGTCGCCGAAGACTGGGTGAAACAGCACCATCTCGGCCAGTAG
- a CDS encoding ABC transporter permease — protein MLIRWDWIGRHADDILAQLIQHVELTGLALLFGFAIAFPLALAAIRWPRLYGPSLAVTGILFTVPSLALFILLIPFTGLSMATSLIGLTIYTLLILFRNIVEGLRGVPFDVREAARALGYSRTRQLLTVELPIALPVIMAGLRIAAITTIGLVTVTALIGQGGLGRLFISGFTLHFTTPLLVGFVLSIALAVAVDLSLAGLLWLITPWNRGRRA, from the coding sequence GTGTTGATCCGCTGGGACTGGATCGGCCGCCACGCCGACGACATCCTGGCCCAGCTCATCCAGCACGTGGAGCTGACCGGCCTGGCACTTTTGTTCGGTTTCGCCATCGCCTTCCCGCTGGCGCTGGCCGCGATCCGCTGGCCGCGCCTGTACGGCCCGTCACTGGCGGTGACCGGGATATTGTTCACTGTGCCCTCGCTGGCGTTGTTCATCCTGCTGATTCCGTTCACCGGGCTGTCGATGGCGACATCGCTGATCGGATTGACGATCTATACGCTGCTGATCCTGTTCCGCAATATCGTGGAGGGTCTGCGGGGTGTGCCCTTCGACGTACGCGAGGCCGCCAGGGCGCTCGGGTATTCGCGCACGCGCCAGTTGCTGACCGTCGAACTGCCGATCGCGCTGCCGGTGATCATGGCCGGCCTGCGCATCGCGGCCATCACCACCATCGGCCTGGTCACGGTGACCGCACTGATCGGGCAGGGCGGGCTCGGCCGGCTGTTCATCTCCGGCTTCACCCTGCATTTCACGACGCCGCTGCTGGTGGGCTTCGTGCTCTCGATCGCGTTGGCGGTGGCGGTCGATCTGTCGCTCGCCGGGCTGTTGTGGCTGATCACGCCCTGGAACCGGGGGCGGCGCGCATGA
- a CDS encoding ATP-binding protein — MILSSLVLAWCLFSSQLTRTVERVQGQRVENVAMTVADMPMVVNALSAPHDYDPNAAIQQRIERLRRRLGVDFIVVMDTRAHRLTHPDPARIGHHFRGGDEGPALAGRHYVSVAEGTLGQSVRGFAPVRSTAGPVVGAVSVGVTQSRLAPLRGDSRSRLLAWLGLVLALGGGGAAWLAATIKRRLMGMEPDDIAHLVAEHRAVLDAMHEGVIVRDATGRVRLVNPAARRLLEAAAARGPAVGDIMDDPRRNAGRRGQNVDLDLEIGGRRFLGSLRPMGATSPAGSVVTFRDSRELQRLGEELTGVRRYARALRATTHDFKNKLHVILGLTQAGDVATLSGYVRELVDLRAAATESLVERVAEPILAGFLIGKQNEAREQAIDLRIAVDAVIPPAAADYDLHGLVTIIGNVLDNAFEATAGCAAPVVALTLALEADMLAVVVQDNGHGMAAELLDRAREAGVSSKGAQRGLGLHLVETRLAAVGGSLAIYSEPDRGTLVEITCPYRGAV; from the coding sequence ATGATTCTGTCGTCGCTGGTGCTGGCCTGGTGTCTGTTCAGCAGCCAGCTGACGCGCACGGTGGAGCGCGTGCAGGGCCAGCGCGTCGAGAACGTCGCGATGACGGTGGCGGACATGCCGATGGTGGTGAACGCGTTGTCGGCGCCGCATGACTACGATCCGAACGCGGCCATTCAGCAGCGCATTGAAAGACTGCGCAGGCGGCTTGGCGTCGATTTCATCGTGGTCATGGATACCCGGGCGCACCGGTTGACGCATCCCGACCCGGCGCGCATCGGGCATCATTTTCGCGGTGGCGACGAAGGCCCGGCGCTGGCCGGGCGGCATTATGTGTCGGTGGCCGAGGGCACGCTGGGCCAGAGCGTGCGCGGATTCGCCCCGGTGCGTAGCACCGCGGGCCCGGTGGTCGGCGCGGTGTCGGTCGGCGTGACGCAATCGCGCCTGGCGCCGCTCCGCGGCGATTCGCGCTCGCGGTTGCTGGCCTGGCTCGGCTTGGTGCTCGCGCTCGGCGGTGGGGGCGCGGCCTGGCTTGCGGCGACCATCAAACGCCGGTTGATGGGCATGGAGCCCGACGATATCGCGCACCTGGTGGCCGAGCATCGCGCCGTGCTCGATGCCATGCACGAAGGCGTGATCGTGCGCGACGCAACCGGCCGGGTACGGCTGGTCAATCCGGCGGCACGGCGGCTGCTGGAGGCCGCGGCGGCGCGTGGCCCGGCGGTGGGCGATATCATGGACGACCCGCGGCGCAACGCCGGGCGGCGGGGCCAGAACGTGGATCTCGATCTGGAGATTGGCGGCCGGCGTTTTCTGGGCAGTCTGAGGCCGATGGGCGCGACATCCCCGGCCGGCAGTGTGGTCACCTTCCGCGACAGCCGTGAATTGCAGCGTCTCGGCGAGGAGTTGACCGGGGTGCGCCGCTATGCCCGGGCGCTGCGCGCGACCACGCACGATTTCAAGAATAAGCTGCACGTGATCCTGGGGCTCACCCAGGCCGGCGATGTGGCCACGCTGTCCGGTTACGTACGCGAGTTGGTGGACTTGCGCGCGGCGGCCACCGAATCGCTGGTCGAGCGGGTGGCCGAGCCGATTCTGGCCGGTTTTCTGATCGGCAAGCAGAACGAGGCCCGCGAACAGGCGATCGATCTGCGCATCGCGGTCGACGCGGTCATTCCGCCCGCCGCGGCCGATTACGATCTGCACGGGCTGGTGACGATTATCGGCAACGTGCTCGACAATGCCTTCGAGGCGACGGCCGGGTGCGCGGCGCCGGTGGTGGCGCTCACCCTGGCGCTGGAGGCCGATATGCTGGCCGTGGTCGTGCAGGACAACGGCCACGGTATGGCCGCGGAGTTGCTCGATCGTGCCCGCGAGGCCGGGGTGTCGTCCAAGGGGGCACAACGCGGCCTCGGGCTGCATCTGGTGGAAACCCGGCTGGCGGCGGTCGGCGGCTCGCTTGCGATCTATTCCGAACCCGATCGCGGCACACTGGTCGAGATCACTTGCCCATACCGGGGGGCGGTATGA
- a CDS encoding ABC transporter permease, with protein MADHALEPGAARMSGAGVVWRLALVAALSCLVVGSASALGLEEGGSANIVGQVWHWFVDPTHWQGVDGLPHRIGQHIGYVAVSTVIAAALALPVGIGLGHYGRGGLIAINIANIGRAIPSFGLIILMFLLVGFGVIPVLVALVALAIPPMVTNSYVGMQSVDPAVRQSAAALGLTRWQRLWQVELPIALPLIMAGVRTSAVQVMSTATLAAYVGLGGLGRYLIDGLAQQQLAQVVGGAIVVAVLAVLTEASLAGLQKLVQSPGLVR; from the coding sequence GTGGCTGATCACGCCCTGGAACCGGGGGCGGCGCGCATGAGCGGCGCGGGCGTGGTCTGGCGTCTCGCGCTGGTGGCGGCGCTGTCCTGTCTGGTGGTGGGCTCGGCGTCGGCGCTGGGCCTGGAGGAAGGCGGTAGCGCGAATATCGTCGGCCAGGTCTGGCACTGGTTTGTCGACCCGACGCATTGGCAGGGCGTGGACGGCCTGCCGCATCGGATCGGCCAGCACATCGGTTACGTCGCGGTCTCGACCGTGATCGCCGCGGCGCTCGCGCTGCCGGTCGGCATCGGGCTCGGCCACTACGGCCGGGGCGGGCTCATCGCGATCAATATCGCCAATATCGGCCGCGCGATCCCGTCTTTCGGGTTGATCATTCTGATGTTCCTGCTGGTAGGCTTCGGTGTGATCCCCGTGCTCGTCGCGCTGGTAGCCCTCGCCATTCCGCCGATGGTCACCAACAGCTATGTCGGCATGCAGTCGGTCGATCCGGCGGTGCGGCAATCGGCGGCCGCGCTGGGCCTGACTCGTTGGCAACGCCTGTGGCAGGTCGAACTGCCGATTGCGCTGCCGTTGATCATGGCCGGGGTTCGAACCTCCGCCGTACAGGTCATGTCCACCGCCACGCTCGCGGCCTATGTCGGCCTTGGGGGCCTCGGGCGTTATCTCATCGACGGCCTGGCCCAGCAACAACTCGCCCAGGTGGTCGGCGGCGCGATCGTGGTGGCGGTGCTCGCCGTGCTGACCGAGGCCAGCCTGGCCGGTTTGCAGAAACTGGTGCAGTCGCCGGGACTGGTGCGCTGA
- a CDS encoding response regulator has translation MNVLIVEDDPMVGQLNAAYLARVAGMRLISRCSDVVSALAVLERETIDLVLLDVYLGRRSGLEVAEWLYVHRPEVDIVLITAASEPQTVRAARRLGVTDYLIKPFTFERFADAIDAARRRRHALKDLAGPVDQRALDALFRTRSRPSLRADELPKGLTARTLAQIAAALLVVGPESFATEAVTERTGMSRVSVRKYLRYLVSCDILDETFAYGQIGRPAFAYRCLDRRALERMAGIGDD, from the coding sequence ATGAACGTGCTGATTGTCGAGGATGACCCGATGGTCGGCCAGCTCAACGCCGCCTATCTGGCACGCGTGGCGGGCATGCGCCTGATCAGCCGCTGCAGCGATGTGGTCAGCGCCCTGGCCGTGCTGGAACGGGAAACGATCGATCTGGTGCTGCTCGATGTATACCTCGGTCGCCGCAGCGGACTGGAGGTGGCGGAATGGCTCTACGTGCACCGGCCCGAGGTGGATATCGTGCTCATCACCGCCGCCAGCGAACCGCAAACCGTACGCGCGGCCCGGCGTCTGGGCGTGACGGATTATCTCATCAAACCCTTCACCTTCGAGCGGTTCGCCGACGCGATCGACGCCGCGCGCCGGCGCCGTCACGCGCTCAAGGATCTGGCCGGGCCGGTCGATCAGCGCGCGCTGGATGCGTTGTTCCGGACCCGTTCGCGCCCGAGCCTGCGCGCCGACGAGCTGCCCAAGGGGCTGACCGCGCGAACGCTCGCCCAGATCGCGGCCGCGCTGCTGGTGGTCGGCCCCGAGAGTTTTGCCACCGAGGCGGTGACCGAACGCACCGGCATGTCCCGGGTATCGGTACGCAAGTATCTGCGGTATCTGGTGTCCTGCGACATCCTCGACGAGACCTTCGCCTACGGCCAGATCGGCCGGCCGGCGTTCGCTTATCGTTGCCTGGATCGCCGCGCACTGGAACGTATGGCCGGAATCGGCGACGATTGA
- a CDS encoding addiction module antidote protein, whose translation MSFAAFFLVSAEADVGIELTNYDPADYLDSPEMMAAYLNAAIEASAGDAAAMAEALGAIARAKGMSDVAEKAGLGRQSLYKALSSDGNPSLDTIARVAAVLGLRVSVAAA comes from the coding sequence TTGAGCTTCGCCGCCTTTTTCCTCGTCAGCGCGGAGGCAGACGTGGGCATTGAACTGACGAACTACGATCCGGCAGATTACCTGGACAGCCCGGAGATGATGGCGGCCTACCTGAATGCCGCCATTGAAGCCAGCGCGGGCGATGCGGCGGCGATGGCCGAAGCGCTCGGCGCAATCGCGCGGGCCAAGGGCATGAGCGATGTGGCCGAGAAAGCCGGGCTGGGCCGGCAAAGCCTTTACAAAGCACTGTCGAGCGATGGCAATCCATCGCTCGATACGATCGCGCGTGTTGCGGCGGTTCTCGGCTTGCGGGTATCGGTCGCGGCAGCTTAA
- a CDS encoding ABC transporter ATP-binding protein: protein MIEFSSVTKRFPDGTVAVDSLDLTMATGELTVLVGPSGCGKTTSLRMINRLDEASEGTIAVDGQDVRSRSLTDLRRGMGYVMQHSGLFPHRTIGDNIATVPRLLGWGKKRIAARVDELIDTVGLDADMVARYPHQLSGGQQQRVGVARALAADPPIMLMDEPFAAVDPIVRKRLQDEFLALQERLGKTIVFVTHDIDEAIRLGDRIAVFGEGGHLAQFATPDALLASPQSDFVVDFLGAEPQLKRLSLISASRATPIEAPIIARGADAETAVRASRQAGTDWVLVLDDERRVAGWHRVAAYRADTTRPAERFDATVAAHETLRAALGALVLAPLGVVARLDGAGRFDGLLDQSSLNRALC, encoded by the coding sequence TTGATCGAATTCTCTTCTGTCACCAAACGATTTCCGGATGGCACGGTCGCGGTCGATTCGCTTGACCTGACCATGGCCACTGGCGAGCTCACTGTACTGGTCGGCCCGTCGGGCTGTGGCAAGACCACCTCGCTGCGCATGATCAACCGGCTGGATGAAGCCAGCGAAGGCACCATCGCGGTCGACGGCCAGGATGTCCGCTCGCGCAGCCTCACCGACCTGCGTCGTGGCATGGGGTACGTCATGCAGCATTCCGGGCTGTTCCCGCACCGCACGATCGGCGACAACATCGCGACCGTGCCGCGTCTGCTCGGGTGGGGCAAGAAACGCATCGCCGCGCGTGTGGACGAACTGATCGACACGGTCGGGCTGGACGCCGACATGGTCGCGCGCTATCCGCACCAGCTCTCCGGCGGGCAGCAGCAGCGCGTGGGCGTGGCCCGCGCGCTGGCCGCCGATCCGCCGATCATGCTCATGGACGAGCCGTTCGCCGCGGTCGACCCGATTGTGCGCAAGCGGCTGCAGGACGAATTCCTGGCGCTGCAGGAACGCCTCGGCAAGACCATCGTCTTCGTCACCCACGACATCGACGAAGCCATTCGCCTGGGCGATCGCATAGCGGTGTTCGGCGAGGGCGGGCATCTGGCTCAGTTCGCCACCCCGGATGCGCTGCTGGCGTCGCCGCAAAGCGACTTCGTGGTGGATTTTCTCGGCGCCGAGCCGCAGCTCAAGCGGTTGTCGTTGATCAGTGCGAGCCGTGCCACGCCGATCGAGGCGCCGATCATTGCGCGCGGCGCCGATGCCGAGACCGCAGTCCGGGCGAGCCGGCAGGCGGGTACCGACTGGGTGCTGGTGCTTGACGACGAACGGCGCGTTGCCGGCTGGCACCGGGTCGCGGCCTATCGCGCCGACACCACGCGCCCCGCCGAGCGTTTCGATGCGACCGTGGCCGCCCACGAGACGCTGCGCGCCGCGCTCGGCGCGCTGGTGCTCGCGCCGCTCGGTGTGGTGGCACGCCTCGACGGTGCCGGCCGCTTCGACGGTCTGCTCGACCAGTCCAGCCTGAACCGGGCACTGTGTTGA
- a CDS encoding LysR substrate-binding domain-containing protein, producing MDSIGEPHGSPAAVLDSDLLAAFVAVAETGGFTSAGQYLHKTQSTVSLRIRTLETRLNTRLLHRTSRQLALTADGQTFLVYARRLLQLQREAVSAVGPSAQPTTLRFGLPEDYAETWLPQVLRAFAASHPAVRPHIHCRMSTELIEQLEAGALDLVLTVQHSAASTARRVGTETLVWAAHRDFELVPDQPVPLALFPEQCAYRRRALEALTRIGRTWQIDYTSQSPTGLRVAVDQGRAVTITGRRTLPPGWHTLGEKAGLPQLPEAVLEIHRSPSVQHPAFDAFTALVEQTLDAAAAEPGATG from the coding sequence ATGGATTCCATCGGTGAGCCTCATGGATCGCCGGCAGCGGTGCTCGACAGCGACCTGCTCGCCGCCTTCGTGGCGGTTGCCGAAACCGGCGGCTTCACCTCGGCCGGTCAGTACCTGCACAAGACGCAGTCCACGGTCAGCCTGCGAATCCGCACGCTCGAGACCCGACTCAACACGCGGCTGCTGCACCGCACCAGCCGCCAGCTGGCCCTGACCGCCGACGGCCAGACTTTTCTGGTCTACGCCCGGCGCCTGTTGCAACTCCAGCGCGAGGCCGTCAGTGCGGTCGGGCCGTCCGCCCAACCGACCACGCTCCGTTTCGGCCTGCCCGAGGACTACGCGGAAACCTGGTTGCCACAGGTGCTGCGCGCCTTCGCGGCCTCGCATCCGGCGGTCCGCCCGCATATTCATTGCCGCATGTCGACCGAACTCATCGAACAACTCGAGGCCGGCGCGCTGGATCTCGTGCTCACGGTGCAGCACTCGGCGGCCAGCACCGCCCGACGCGTGGGCACCGAAACCCTGGTCTGGGCCGCCCACCGCGATTTCGAACTCGTTCCCGACCAGCCGGTACCGCTGGCGCTGTTCCCCGAGCAATGCGCCTACCGCCGCCGGGCGCTGGAAGCCCTCACGCGTATCGGCCGAACATGGCAGATCGACTATACGAGCCAGAGCCCGACCGGCCTGCGTGTGGCGGTCGATCAAGGCCGCGCGGTGACGATCACCGGCCGGCGCACTCTGCCGCCGGGCTGGCACACGCTGGGCGAAAAAGCCGGCCTGCCGCAATTACCGGAGGCGGTACTGGAAATTCATCGCTCCCCGAGCGTCCAGCATCCGGCCTTCGATGCGTTTACGGCCCTGGTCGAACAGACCCTCGACGCAGCGGCGGCCGAGCCGGGCGCTACCGGTTGA
- a CDS encoding 2-hydroxycarboxylate transporter family protein: MSDTTVTGAARTAPRLRGTLAESRIFGLTPPIFVLFFAIMIAAMATDVLPRSMIGAFIVIMLFGELFGHIGDRLPIVRSYLGGGAILAIFSAAALVYLHWLPADVADNVTTFMKSGGFLNFYIAALITGSILGMDSHILVKVGVRFALPLISAVLFAALFAVIAGWCLGFSMQDAVVVITLPIMGGGMGAGAVPMSQIYEQLLGQPASYYISILVPALALGNVFAIIIAGLLNGLGNRFPGLTGSGQMMPGVHISAAQSQPSLDKLGVGLVAALSFYVAGQILGHFIPLHPYALMIILVASVKVGGLMPEPINDGAAQWFQFVARNWTFALLFGIGIAYTDLGQVIDAISITYVLIVFAVVAGAAVGAGLVGRLMGFYPIESAITAGLCMANMGGTGDVAVLSAANRMQLMPFAQISSRLGGALILLLTSLIVPLLFGGR, from the coding sequence ATGAGCGATACCACAGTCACTGGGGCGGCCAGAACCGCTCCGCGCCTTCGGGGCACCCTTGCCGAATCCCGAATCTTCGGGCTCACGCCGCCCATCTTCGTGTTGTTTTTCGCGATCATGATCGCGGCGATGGCCACCGATGTCCTGCCGCGGAGCATGATCGGCGCATTCATCGTGATCATGCTGTTCGGCGAACTGTTCGGCCACATCGGCGACCGGCTGCCCATCGTACGCAGCTATCTCGGCGGCGGTGCGATTCTGGCGATATTCTCGGCTGCCGCGCTGGTGTATTTGCACTGGCTGCCCGCGGATGTGGCGGACAACGTCACCACGTTCATGAAAAGCGGCGGCTTTCTCAATTTCTACATCGCCGCGTTGATCACCGGCAGCATTCTCGGCATGGACTCGCATATTCTGGTCAAGGTGGGCGTACGTTTCGCCCTGCCCCTGATCAGCGCCGTGCTCTTCGCCGCGCTGTTCGCCGTGATCGCGGGCTGGTGCCTGGGCTTTTCGATGCAGGACGCCGTCGTCGTCATCACCCTGCCGATCATGGGCGGCGGCATGGGAGCCGGCGCGGTGCCCATGAGCCAGATCTACGAGCAGCTGCTGGGCCAACCGGCCAGCTACTACATATCGATTCTCGTACCGGCGCTGGCGCTCGGCAACGTCTTCGCGATCATCATCGCCGGCTTGCTCAACGGGCTCGGCAACCGCTTTCCCGGCCTCACCGGCAGCGGCCAGATGATGCCGGGCGTGCATATCAGCGCGGCCCAGAGCCAACCCAGCCTCGATAAACTGGGCGTCGGTCTGGTGGCAGCACTCAGCTTCTATGTCGCCGGCCAGATTCTGGGCCACTTCATCCCGCTGCACCCCTACGCCCTGATGATCATCCTGGTGGCGTCGGTCAAGGTCGGCGGACTCATGCCCGAGCCCATCAACGACGGGGCAGCCCAGTGGTTCCAGTTCGTCGCCCGCAACTGGACCTTCGCGCTGCTGTTCGGCATCGGCATCGCCTATACCGATCTCGGCCAGGTCATCGACGCCATCTCGATCACCTACGTCCTGATCGTATTCGCCGTGGTCGCCGGGGCTGCGGTGGGCGCCGGTCTGGTCGGACGATTGATGGGTTTCTACCCGATCGAGTCGGCCATCACCGCCGGACTGTGCATGGCCAACATGGGTGGCACCGGCGACGTCGCCGTACTCTCGGCCGCCAACCGCATGCAGCTGATGCCGTTCGCACAGATTTCGTCGCGCCTCGGCGGCGCATTGATCCTGCTGCTCACCAGCCTGATCGTACCGCTGCTGTTCGGCGGGCGGTAG
- a CDS encoding helix-turn-helix domain-containing protein: MTAPPPIAPSISSRLRELRCRSGLSLDGVAARTGISKAMLGQIERAESSPTIATLWKIATGLDVSLSFFLSSTPDAGTERHHRPSPDGWHEDSAGMRTRALLPYDAALGFEMFEVEFAVGASSVSSPHTAGTIEDVVMLDGELEVEVDGGTHVLRPGDVLQFAADRPHLYYNPGTGPARAHDLIHYPR, from the coding sequence ATGACCGCTCCCCCACCCATCGCGCCATCGATCAGCAGCCGCCTTCGAGAATTACGCTGCCGTTCCGGCCTCAGCCTCGACGGCGTCGCCGCGCGCACCGGTATCAGCAAGGCCATGCTCGGTCAGATCGAACGCGCGGAATCCAGCCCGACGATCGCCACGCTCTGGAAGATCGCCACCGGCCTCGACGTGTCGTTATCCTTCTTTCTGTCCAGCACTCCCGATGCCGGCACCGAACGGCACCATCGGCCGAGCCCGGATGGCTGGCATGAAGACAGCGCCGGCATGCGCACCCGAGCGCTGCTGCCCTACGACGCGGCACTCGGCTTCGAGATGTTCGAGGTCGAGTTCGCGGTCGGGGCGTCCAGCGTTTCCAGTCCGCACACGGCCGGCACCATCGAGGATGTCGTCATGCTGGACGGCGAATTGGAAGTGGAAGTCGACGGCGGGACACATGTGCTCCGCCCCGGCGACGTGCTGCAATTCGCGGCCGACCGGCCGCATCTTTACTACAATCCCGGAACCGGCCCGGCGCGGGCGCACGACCTGATTCATTATCCGCGCTGA
- a CDS encoding benzoate/H(+) symporter BenE family transporter codes for MNKGFSISGFLPPATAGVVAVLVGYTGAAIIVVQAFEAAGASAAVVGSWMTVLGWSMAASTLGLSLWYRQPILTAWSTPGAALLVVGLHGHSLGEAVAAFMFCGALTLICGVTGVFARLMARVPRSLASAMLAGVLLEFGLGAFNTGSNDGWIMAAALSTWLLGRRVAPRYAVLAMLVAGVTAAFLDGHLAIAGFHGVIATPTVVAPVFSLSAWLGIGVPLFVVTMASQNAPGVAMLENAGYRPPVSVILVVTGAMTLLLAPVGGFVLCLAAITAGICLTDDAHEDPARRYLATAAAGLAYALAGVFGGSIATGLQALPASLVAILAGLALLPAMAGSLAAAMQEARDRDAATLTFLVTASGIHIAGIGAPFWGLATGGVALGVWRVQTRRTLTGGVHDPSRSQR; via the coding sequence ATGAACAAGGGTTTCTCCATATCCGGGTTTCTGCCACCGGCGACCGCTGGCGTTGTGGCCGTACTGGTCGGCTATACCGGCGCGGCGATCATCGTGGTGCAGGCATTCGAAGCCGCCGGCGCCTCCGCGGCGGTCGTCGGCAGCTGGATGACGGTGCTGGGCTGGAGCATGGCGGCGAGCACGCTTGGGCTGTCGCTGTGGTATCGCCAGCCGATTCTCACGGCCTGGTCGACGCCCGGCGCGGCGTTGCTGGTGGTCGGGTTGCACGGCCATTCGCTCGGCGAAGCGGTCGCAGCGTTCATGTTCTGCGGGGCGCTGACGCTCATATGCGGCGTGACCGGTGTGTTCGCGCGGCTGATGGCACGCGTGCCGCGTTCACTGGCCTCCGCGATGCTGGCCGGTGTGTTGCTGGAATTCGGGCTCGGCGCGTTCAACACCGGCAGCAACGATGGCTGGATCATGGCGGCCGCGCTTTCCACCTGGCTGCTGGGCCGGCGTGTGGCGCCGCGCTATGCGGTGTTGGCGATGCTGGTGGCGGGTGTCACGGCGGCTTTTCTCGATGGCCATCTTGCGATCGCCGGGTTTCACGGTGTGATCGCGACACCCACCGTCGTGGCCCCGGTGTTTTCGCTGTCGGCGTGGCTCGGTATCGGTGTGCCGCTGTTTGTGGTCACCATGGCATCGCAGAACGCGCCGGGCGTGGCGATGCTCGAAAATGCCGGTTACCGGCCGCCCGTCTCGGTGATTCTGGTCGTCACTGGCGCGATGACGCTGCTGCTGGCGCCGGTGGGCGGGTTCGTGCTCTGCCTGGCCGCGATCACCGCCGGAATCTGTTTGACCGACGACGCACATGAAGACCCGGCGCGACGCTATCTGGCGACGGCGGCCGCGGGGCTGGCATATGCACTGGCCGGCGTGTTCGGCGGCTCCATCGCCACCGGACTTCAGGCGTTACCGGCATCGTTGGTCGCGATTCTGGCGGGGCTCGCGCTGTTGCCGGCCATGGCCGGTTCGCTGGCGGCGGCGATGCAGGAGGCGCGTGACCGCGACGCGGCGACGCTGACCTTCCTGGTCACCGCCTCCGGTATCCATATCGCCGGGATCGGTGCGCCGTTCTGGGGCCTGGCAACGGGCGGGGTGGCACTGGGCGTCTGGCGCGTGCAGACACGGCGGACCTTGACCGGCGGCGTTCATGATCCAAGCCGGTCGCAACGGTAA